A stretch of the Leptospiraceae bacterium genome encodes the following:
- a CDS encoding acetyl-CoA carboxylase carboxyltransferase subunit: protein MDSKHISFENPLSKLNEPEVVATKTGIYEEAVKMGEELIRKPLAGGGTDRILVQHSKDRMTVWERIKVLTDKEPNIFYQNWGANLDGASLVTGILNIDGRDVAIYGHDFTLRAGSMDATNGSKLARLIYMAGEHGIPLIGMNDSAGAFVPAGVGGLDGYSEAFTALRKISGKVPSVMLMFGFNAGGGSYLPRQGSFMIQCDQTFFGLTGPGVVKSVLGEDISADDLGGPKVHGQSGVVDLVTPDEYGSLKTALRLLSYLPDNNGVNAPFFPTSDPIDRFTYEEDILFKKTFNSPTGMNTPFDITLYLQQICDHGAYFEVQPQRARNIITAFGRIGGHVVAFLANNSAVSSGQIDIGAAKKGARFVRFANLYNIPMIFLEDTTGFLPGREQEAGGIVLEGRKLLDSIIDLRTPRITLIIRNAFGGAYATFNSYFTGADVVYTLPTARIAVMGPAGKDYVFKDEIGKINKTYAESIKKGASEAEAKHTRDAELAKLSHLYEQQLMNPKEALSLGSVSSVVIPGTSRKVLGNTLNYLMSRYKATPMSGVQREFE from the coding sequence ATGGACAGTAAACATATTTCCTTTGAAAATCCATTGTCAAAATTAAATGAACCGGAAGTCGTAGCGACGAAGACGGGTATTTATGAAGAAGCCGTTAAAATGGGCGAAGAACTTATTAGAAAGCCTTTAGCTGGTGGAGGAACAGATCGAATTCTAGTTCAACATTCCAAAGATAGAATGACAGTTTGGGAGAGGATCAAAGTTCTAACCGACAAAGAGCCCAATATTTTTTACCAAAACTGGGGAGCGAATCTAGATGGCGCTTCTTTGGTCACTGGAATACTAAACATCGACGGAAGAGATGTCGCTATCTATGGACATGACTTTACCCTTCGTGCTGGATCGATGGATGCAACTAATGGTAGTAAATTAGCGCGCCTCATCTATATGGCTGGCGAACATGGCATACCACTCATTGGTATGAATGATTCCGCTGGTGCTTTTGTTCCTGCTGGAGTGGGTGGTCTGGATGGATATAGCGAGGCTTTCACTGCTCTTCGCAAAATTTCAGGAAAAGTTCCAAGTGTTATGCTCATGTTTGGGTTTAACGCAGGGGGTGGTTCTTATTTACCCCGTCAGGGATCTTTCATGATTCAATGTGATCAAACCTTCTTTGGTCTAACTGGTCCTGGTGTGGTTAAATCTGTATTAGGCGAAGATATATCAGCTGACGATTTAGGTGGACCGAAAGTTCACGGACAAAGTGGGGTAGTTGATTTAGTTACTCCGGATGAATACGGATCTTTAAAAACTGCTCTTCGTCTTCTTTCTTATCTACCGGATAACAACGGAGTAAACGCTCCTTTCTTTCCAACTTCAGATCCAATTGATCGTTTTACTTACGAAGAAGATATTCTTTTCAAAAAGACATTTAACTCCCCAACAGGAATGAATACTCCGTTTGACATTACCCTCTACCTACAACAGATTTGTGATCATGGTGCTTATTTCGAAGTGCAACCACAAAGAGCGCGTAATATCATTACTGCATTCGGTCGGATTGGCGGACACGTAGTAGCATTTCTTGCAAATAACTCTGCTGTAAGTTCAGGACAAATTGATATTGGAGCTGCTAAAAAGGGAGCTCGCTTTGTTCGTTTTGCAAACCTTTACAATATCCCAATGATTTTCTTGGAAGATACAACGGGTTTCTTACCCGGTCGTGAACAAGAAGCAGGCGGTATTGTGTTAGAAGGTCGTAAGCTTTTGGATTCTATCATTGATCTTCGCACACCACGGATTACACTTATTATCCGTAACGCGTTTGGTGGTGCCTATGCAACATTCAACTCTTATTTCACAGGGGCTGATGTGGTGTATACGCTTCCGACAGCTAGAATTGCCGTTATGGGTCCTGCTGGAAAGGATTACGTATTTAAAGATGAAATAGGAAAGATTAACAAGACCTATGCGGAGTCTATTAAAAAAGGTGCCTCTGAGGCAGAAGCAAAGCATACAAGAGATGCAGAGCTTGCAAAGCTTTCTCATCTTTATGAACAACAATTGATGAATCCAAAGGAAGCACTATCTCTTGGTTCTGTTTCTAGTGTAGTGATTCCAGGAACAAGTAGAAAGGTGTTAGGAAATACTTTAAATTATTTAATGAGTCGATATAAAGCGACACCAATGAGTGGTGTGCAAAGGGAGTTTGAATAA
- a CDS encoding biotin carboxylase: protein MFDIQGNKIKFHESSSEWIRSFDLTSIKCLIVCRGPVRKEAMDVFDEIGVKEYGILLSEKDSVVYPMAFAPELRNFRFINNIHRITDYMGSGKEEKDRIIKQIIDIAVKNGYTHIFAGYGFMAEDAEFIEAIETSGVRFMGPASSVAKQAGAKDAAKIIARKLGVSVTPGIDNITALTLVRKAGGKDGLAKIAKESNLNFSYDNNLSESENADKLLQLSYESHIDIITIEDLQKEAEIESEEIWKKFPKNRIRFKYIGGGGGKGQRIISNKSEAKAAVMEILAESKVTGVGSNRNFLIELNIENTRHNEIQLIGNGEWSLALGGRDCSLQMHEQKLLEISNTREMLEQEIAASKDPKRAETLKGDLKVLTEMEEQSERFGMAVKLDSVSTFESIVEGTNHFFMEMNTRIQVEHRVTEMAYKLKFVNPSNANDFFIVESLIEAMAMLSVHGKRVPKPTRILRNVSGAEVRINATNQALQPHAGGLIQNWTKVSEFEIRDDQGIGIRNPDTGSFIHYRLAGAYDSNIALLVSYGNSRTENLERLKHIIKIAEMRGSDLQTNMPVHYGLINWILGHDVMFKPNTKFMLSYLAGVGSLASFLRDIDMDILWPEVVKRTTKEDPALGKALSRKVTLITRPIKLLFASPHLLAGCIGYNRHRSWKIVDGKAEFTRNPLEILKELYEYLDLERAEGKVPCEEIWDHDEAIIEEGLAFYADLKRISGKNEPFAYFDDALRNNKNPAPDKIPADVWEKCMGSHAGFQVGLDLIKIIPTIGKASGFFDIRMNETLDAVVPEQFTDPANVTKLIKFLAPPPKAKSDEIIAPMGGMFYSREAPNLPPMIKVGDRFSVGQPLFIVEVMKMFNKIVAPFSGTIVKGFMEDTDGKIISKGQPIFKVQPDEVIIEETEEEIYNRKKKATLALLA from the coding sequence ATGTTTGATATCCAAGGAAATAAAATTAAATTTCACGAATCTTCTTCCGAGTGGATTCGTTCGTTTGATCTCACAAGTATAAAATGTCTGATCGTTTGTCGTGGTCCGGTTCGTAAAGAAGCAATGGACGTATTTGATGAAATTGGAGTTAAGGAATATGGAATTTTGCTCTCGGAAAAAGATAGCGTTGTCTATCCGATGGCATTTGCCCCTGAGCTTAGAAACTTCCGATTTATCAATAATATACATCGTATTACTGATTATATGGGCTCTGGAAAGGAAGAAAAAGATAGAATTATAAAACAAATCATCGATATCGCTGTTAAAAATGGTTATACTCATATCTTTGCTGGTTATGGTTTTATGGCAGAAGATGCTGAGTTTATCGAAGCGATTGAAACATCCGGTGTTCGTTTTATGGGACCTGCTTCTAGTGTTGCAAAGCAAGCAGGAGCCAAGGATGCGGCAAAGATAATCGCGCGTAAACTCGGAGTATCCGTTACGCCGGGGATTGATAATATCACAGCGCTTACATTAGTTCGTAAAGCAGGCGGCAAAGATGGATTAGCCAAAATTGCAAAAGAAAGCAATCTAAACTTTTCTTACGACAACAATCTATCTGAATCAGAAAATGCTGATAAGCTTTTACAACTTTCCTATGAATCTCATATTGATATTATTACAATCGAAGATTTGCAAAAAGAAGCTGAAATTGAATCAGAGGAAATATGGAAAAAATTTCCTAAGAATCGAATTCGATTCAAATACATCGGTGGCGGTGGCGGAAAAGGACAAAGAATTATTAGCAATAAATCCGAAGCCAAAGCTGCTGTTATGGAAATTTTGGCTGAATCGAAAGTAACAGGCGTTGGTTCTAACAGAAACTTCCTAATCGAATTAAACATCGAAAACACTCGCCACAATGAAATTCAGCTCATTGGTAACGGAGAATGGTCATTAGCCCTTGGTGGACGTGATTGCTCTTTACAAATGCACGAACAAAAACTACTCGAAATTTCTAACACAAGAGAAATGCTAGAACAAGAAATTGCTGCCTCTAAAGATCCAAAGAGAGCCGAAACTCTCAAGGGAGATTTGAAAGTTCTTACAGAAATGGAAGAGCAGTCAGAAAGATTTGGAATGGCTGTAAAATTAGATAGCGTTTCTACCTTTGAATCGATCGTTGAAGGAACCAATCACTTCTTCATGGAAATGAATACTCGTATCCAAGTAGAGCATCGTGTGACTGAGATGGCTTACAAATTAAAGTTTGTAAATCCTTCTAATGCCAACGATTTCTTTATCGTGGAAAGTTTGATAGAGGCTATGGCGATGTTATCCGTTCATGGAAAACGTGTTCCAAAGCCAACGAGAATTTTACGCAATGTATCCGGCGCAGAAGTTCGTATCAACGCGACTAACCAAGCTCTACAACCACACGCGGGTGGACTGATCCAAAACTGGACAAAGGTGAGCGAATTTGAAATTAGAGATGACCAAGGGATTGGAATTCGTAATCCTGATACAGGATCTTTCATCCACTATCGTCTCGCAGGAGCATATGATTCTAATATTGCCCTTCTTGTTAGTTATGGAAATAGTAGAACAGAAAATCTGGAAAGACTTAAACATATTATCAAGATTGCAGAAATGCGCGGAAGCGATTTGCAAACCAATATGCCAGTTCACTACGGACTCATCAATTGGATACTCGGTCATGATGTAATGTTTAAGCCAAACACAAAATTCATGTTATCCTACCTCGCAGGTGTTGGTTCTCTAGCATCTTTCCTACGAGATATTGATATGGATATTCTCTGGCCTGAAGTAGTGAAGCGCACAACAAAAGAAGATCCTGCTTTAGGAAAGGCATTGTCAAGGAAGGTAACACTGATTACCCGCCCGATAAAACTTTTATTTGCTAGTCCGCATTTACTTGCTGGTTGCATTGGATACAATCGACATAGGTCTTGGAAGATCGTTGACGGCAAAGCAGAGTTTACTCGTAATCCGCTTGAAATTCTAAAAGAGTTATACGAATACCTCGATTTAGAGAGAGCAGAAGGAAAAGTTCCATGCGAAGAAATTTGGGATCATGATGAAGCAATCATCGAAGAAGGCTTGGCTTTCTACGCTGACTTAAAGAGAATTTCTGGAAAGAATGAACCTTTTGCGTATTTTGATGATGCTCTTCGCAACAACAAGAATCCAGCTCCAGATAAAATTCCTGCTGATGTTTGGGAAAAGTGTATGGGTTCTCATGCCGGTTTCCAAGTTGGTCTTGATCTTATTAAGATAATTCCAACGATTGGAAAGGCTTCTGGATTTTTTGATATCAGAATGAACGAAACGTTAGACGCTGTAGTTCCTGAACAATTTACTGATCCAGCGAATGTAACTAAGCTCATAAAATTCCTAGCACCTCCTCCAAAAGCGAAGTCAGATGAGATCATAGCTCCGATGGGTGGAATGTTCTATTCTAGAGAAGCTCCGAATTTACCTCCAATGATTAAAGTGGGAGATAGGTTTAGTGTTGGTCAACCATTGTTTATCGTTGAAGTTATGAAGATGTTTAACAAGATCGTTGCCCCATTTAGTGGAACGATTGTGAAAGGCTTCATGGAAGATACAGATGGAAAAATTATTTCAAAAGGTCAACCTATTTTCAAAGTTCAACCGGATGAAGTAATCATAGAAGAAACAGAAGAAGAAATTTACAACAGAAAGAAAAAAGCTACACTCGCGCTTCTTGCGTAG